Below is a genomic region from Ketogulonicigenium vulgare WSH-001.
GCGCATGATGTCATGCAGCAACCAAAGGGCGCGCTTGATGGCCGAGATGATCACGGACCCGGATGTGTTTTTCGCGGATGGCTGTGGACGTTGCGCGCGCTATGCCAGTGACGATTGCGCGGCACGGCGGTGGGGGCAGGGGCTGGCGGCGCTGCGGCAGATCTGCCGGGATGCGGGCCTTAGCGAGGTCGCGAAATGGGGGCATCCGTGCTATATGCATGCTGGGCGGAATATCGCCATCATTGGTGCTTTTCGCGACGATTTCCGGCTGTCATTCTTTGATGCGGCCCTGTTGAAGGACCCGGCGGGCGTCTTGCAGCGCCAGGGCGCCAACACCCCGCACCCCGATATGTTACGTTTTACCGATAGCGCGCAGGTGGGTGCGATGGGGAATGTGATCAGCGCTTATCTGGCCGAGGCGATGGCCAACGCCGCCGCCGGTCTGCGCCCGCCCAAGATCGAAACACATGTCGATATGCCGGTCGAGCTGCAAGAGGCGCTGGACGAGGACCCCAGCTTTGCCGCCGCCTTTGACGCGCTGACGCCGGGGCGACGCAAAAGCTATCTGATCGCCCTCTCGGGCGCCAAAGCCGCGCAAACCCGCCGCGACCGCATCGAAAAGCTGCGCCCCAAGATATTCGAGGGCAAAGGCGCGCTTGAGCGGTAAGGCGTTGAATTGCCGTAGCGCCATGCGGTGCGGGCGTGATCTTTCCCTTGCGCATCGCCGAAATTGCCCTTACACGCCCGCCATAGCACCCCGATGGCGAGTGGGCAGGCTGGCTATGCAGCGGATTGCAAATCCGTGGAGACCGGTTCGATTCCGGTACTCGCCTCCAATACTTCAGTATGTTGCGCTGGGCGCTTTGGCATGTTGCAAGATTTGGCAACAGCGCTGGCAACATTCCTGTTCACCCCCCCCCGTACGTTCTTAAGCTATTCGCGCCGCTTTTGCGCCCCGATCACTCTGACCTTCTGGCGCGCGGATCTGGCATATTTGCGAACCATCGCTGCAGCCGCTATCAGCTCATCGCCGCAGCCTGGTGCTGCCAGCTTTGCCGCAGCTGAGTATCTCAGCGAATGGATGTCATATTTCTTGGCACCAGCTTTCCGGCGCACCTGCATGATAATCTCGGCTGCGCCTCGGTATGAGGTTGGCTTTCCGATATACCATTGGGTGCAATGCGTAAGTGATCTGAGCTTGTTATATATTCTTATATTGGAATGTTTTTCTATCGATGCCGCCTATGGACGCTGGTGATTGAAAGAAATTCTTGTATTGATGCACAATCATAGGTGGAGGTTTGCCGAAAGAGTGAACGGCGCTTGGCGGGCGCGCGATTCATCGGGTAACAGTGGGGCATGAGTTAAGACTTGAGCTGCACGGGCAGACCGAAACACTCCAGGCAGCAGGCAATAACGGGCTATTCCAAGGGTAGAGTATGAAGAACGACGTTAACTTTGTAAGTGATTATCTAGACGCTACTATTCAGGTGCTGCAGGATACTAAAGCGTTAAACGAACAGATTTTATCCGCCGTTGATATTTGGAAGTCCGCGTTGAAAAACGGCCGCAAGGTTATTTTCTGCGGCAATGGCGGATCGGCTGCAGACGCACAGCATCTTGCCGCTGAATTGATGGGACGCTTTTTGTTCGACCGCGCACCGATGCCCGCGCTGTCTCTGACGGTGGATACCTCGGCCCTGACGGCAATCGGCAATGACTATGGCTACGAAAACGTATTCGCGCGTCAGCTGCGCGGGATCGGCGTTGCCGGGGATGTCATCGTCGGATTGTCGACCTCGGGGAACAGCGTGAACGTGGTGAAAGCGTTTGAAGTTGCGCGCGAGTTGGGCATTGCCACGATTGGCATGACCGGAGCAGGCGGCGGCGCAATGGCCCCGCTGTCGGATCTTTTGCTGGCGGTCCCGCATGCGCAGACCAATTACATCCAAGAGGCCCATATCGCCATCGGTCACATGATCTGCGCGATGGTTGAGGTGCAGTTGTGCTCGCCCAAGCCGTAATACTTTGTGGTGGGCTAGGGACGCGTCTTGGGGAATTGACGGCCTCGACGCCCAAGCCCATGCTGCCCGTCGCTGGACGACCGTTCGTTGAATATCTGATCCTTGAGGCCGCGCGCTATGGGTTCAAGCGTGTGACGCTCTTGGCCGGACGCTTTGGCGAGCAAGTGCAGGAGGCCTATGACGGTCGGGTGATCAATGGTGCACGGGTTGATGTGATCATCGAGCCTGAACCGCGGGGCACTGGCGGCGCCTTGGCCTATGCCCATGCGCTGGGTGCGCTCGATCCGGCCTTCCTGTTGATGAACGGTGATTCATGGATCGACATGGATCTGACCGTCTTTGTGCAGAACTGGAATGCCTATCAGCGCGAGGAATCGGGCGTGTTCGCGCAGATATTGCTGCAAAGCGTGCCCGACAGTGGTCGCTATGGGGCTGTGGAAACGGCGCAAGGGCGCGTCACCGGTTTTCGTGAAAAGACCCCCGAGCGCGCTGGTCAGGCAGGTCAGATCAATGCCGGGGTTTATATCCTGTCGCGCGCGGTTATCGCCGAGATCCCGACAGAACAGGCATGCTCGCTAGAGGCCGAGGTGTTTCCTCGTCTTGTCGCTGCGGGCCAGGTCGCCGGCGTGGCTGCGCCTGACGGGGCATATTTCATTGATATCGGCTTGCCTGTCACTTACGCGCAGGTGCAGGATGAGTTTGTTGCGCAGCGTACGCGCCCGGCGTTGTTTCTGGATCGCGATGGCACGCTGAATGTTGATCGCGGCTACACGCACGACCCGGCCACGCTGCAATGGCAGCCAGGCGCGCGCGCGGCAATCAAGCTGGCGAATGATCGCGGCTATTATGTCTTTGTCGTTACCAATCAAGCGGGTGTCGCCCGCGGGTTTTATGACGAGGATGCTGTGCGTCAGTTCCATGACGCCATGCAGGCAGATCTTGCGCAGATCGGTGCCCATATCGATGCGTTGGAATGGTGCCCGCATCATGTCGATGCGACGGTCGAAGCCTATCGCAAAGACTGTCCGCGTCGTAAGCCTGCGCCCGGCATGATTAACGATCTACTGGCCTTTTGGCCCGTCGATATGGCGCGCAGCCTGATGATTGGCGATGCTGAAACGGACATGGCGGCTGCGAAGGCCGCCGGGATCACGGGGGTTCATTATAAAGGTGGCTCCTTGCATGCGCTGGTCCTGGACCATCTGAAATAAGGTTGTGAGAATATGTGGATTAGCAAAACGCCTCTGCGTGCCAGTTTTCTCGGCGGCGGTACGGATTACCCATCCTACTTCCGGGATCATCCCGGCGCAGTGCTGGGTAGCACAATCGACAAATACGTTTATATTCAGGCCCTGCCGCTGGCTGCGGTAGCAGAGCAGAAATACCGCGTCACGTATCGCACCACTGAAAGTGTGCAAACGGTGGACGAGATTCGGCACCCGGTGATCCGCGAAAGTGTCAAACGCTGGGGCGGTGATATGGCGCTGAATATCGCGACCATGTCGGATCTGCCGGGCGGCACCGGCCTTGGCAGTTCATCTGCGTTCACGGTCGGCTTTTTGAACCTGCTGCACCAGATGCGCGGTGATGAACTGACGCGCTATGAACTGGCGCGTCAGGCCATCCATATGGAACAGGACATCTTGCAGGAAAACGTCGGCGTGCAAGATCAGATCCATGCCGCATTTGGTGGATTGTCGCGCTATGAGTTCACGGGTGATGGCTTTTCAATCGAGCCGCTTCGCCTGACGACCCAGCGCATGAACCTGCTGAACCGTTCGATGTTGCTAGTCTACACAGGCAGCCAACGTAGCGCATCACAGACTTTGACTACGCAGGAAAAGCGCACAAAGCAGGGCGCGAATGCGGATTACCTCAAAGAGATGTATAACATGACCAAAACGGGCGCTGCCCTTTTGGAACAAGATGGCGACGATCTGCGCGTCTTGCAAAGCTTTGCCGAAATGCTGGATCTGGGCTGGCAGCTTAAACGTCAGCTGGGAGAAGCGGTCAGCAACTCGGCTATCGACGATCTGTATATCGCCGGAAAAGAGTTGGGCGCGCGCGGCGGCAAACTTCTGGGTGCGGGCGGCGGCGGCTTTGTGTTGTTCCTTGCCGACCCTGACCTTCATCCGGCATTCGTTGAACGTTTTGGCGCGGATAATGTTATTCCGATCTCGATGACGAATGGCGGCTCGATCGTGACCAAGATCGGGTGAAACCCAAACGGCAAGAGGGCCCCATGCATATAAAACGCGTTTGTCTTGTGCCGCCCGCCGACCCCGGTAGCAAAGGGGATGAGGGGATGGTGCGCGGGGCTCTTGATCTGTTCGATACATTGCCGATTGTCATCATCGGGCCTGATGGCGATGGGGATTGGGCGGCTGATCTGGCTTTGTCGCCTGAAGATGCAGGCCGGATCACATGGCTAGCCCAGCCGATCGCGGCCAGCCATGATATCTTTCGCGACGGGGACCTGCTTTTTGTGGTTGGCGCAGATGTGCTGGACGGCACCTGCGGGATGATGCCTGCAAAATACCGTCTTGATCTGATGCAGACCGCAGAACAAGCGGGGGTGCCGGTTTACGCACATTGCTCTTTCCGGTCAGATGTCGCGCCCGAGATCCTCGCGCAGATTGACAGGCTGAAACATGCTGTGTTTTTGCTACGCGACGGCCTGTCTATGCAGAATTTCGAGCGTCAGACGGCGCGGCGCGGCCATGCTTTTTCTGATATGTCGTTTTTTTATCGGCAAGGACGCGATACACCGCGCGCGGTTGCGCTGCGCGACAGCATCAGCGCGCTGTCAAAGCCGATCATTGGCCTGAACTTTGCCGAGCATAGCTTTCGTTCGTTTAGCGATACACATGATACCGCCGCGCGCGGGGCCTTTGTCGCGGCGGTTCTGACCCAGATCGTCGATGCGAATCCCACCGCGTCTTTTGTCCTGCTTTCTAACGATCGGCGCAGGTTCGAGAACCATCCGCCCGACGACGATTATAGCGATATGGCGGCCAAATGGATCACCACAACGCTTGCCCCTTCGCGTTTCGTACAAGTGGGGCGTGCCAGTCATTACGCCGATAATATCGCGCTGCTGGCGAGCTGTGATTTGCTGGTGACGGGACGCATGCATTTGGCGCTTGCCGCGATGCGCGCGGGCACGATGCCGCTGGTCGTTATGGGGCAAGGCAAAGGCTACACTTCCATCGACAAAATGCGCGGCGCTTTTTTGACCCATTTGGGGTCGGATATGGGTGTCGTGGATGATTTGGCGCAGGTGGGGGCTATTTCCGCCGCATTGTTGGCCCAGGGCGCGCGCGCGCTGCACGATTACAACAGCGCGCTGGAAGCCAAGAGCAACCGCGAGAAGTCGGATCTACTCGCGAATATCGCAGAACGCACTGAACACATGTTCGAAATGAGCCCGGACGAACATACCGCAAGGAACGCCTATAGAATGAGTATTATCGAAAAGCTGGAAAGCGAACTTGCGATTGCCAGACAAGACCAAGCCGCACTTGAGGCCGCGCGTCAGGCGCATGACGCCTTGCAGCGCGCTTATGATACGATCATGCAAGAGCGCGCGGAGATCGTTCAAACGGCGGCAGCGCAGCAGGCCGAACTGCAGGCTGCCCTAGAGCTTGCTGAATTGAAATTTACCGCCGCGGACGAATTTCTGAAAGAAACCCGTGCAGGCCATGCCGATGTAATCAGCGATCTGGCGCGTGCGGGCGCCCATATTGCCGAAAGCGCGCGCCGCGCCGAGGCACAACCGCTACGGATGCTGAAACGTCGTTTGCGCTATGGTTTGACCAAACTGCTGCTGCGTGCCGAGGGGCGCATGTCGCAGGCGCGGGCCGAAAGGTTGCGGCGCTCGCTGGCCAAGCGAAAGCCCAAGCGCCATATCGAGATGTGGCAAGCGGCGGTATTGCGTGCTGGTGGTCATCATCCTGCGATCGCGCAGCAGCACCAGTTGGCTGGCGACGGGCAAGGTGTGATCGCGCCCTCCAGCATGTCGTTGCGCAAAATCCTCGTCGCGGATTACCGTTTGCCTCGCCCTGACGTGTCTGCGGGCGAAAAAGCGACCGTCGGCGTGATCGCGGATATGGTGGCGATGGGCTATCAGGTCACCTTCATTTCGACCGATATGCAAGACACCGCACCTTATCGCGCGCAGCTAGAGGCGATCGGGGTTGAGGTGATCACCGCAACGCAGGGCTACGCCTATGCGAATGATTACATCGATATACATGGTCACAAGTTTGGCACATTCTACTTTATTCGTGTAGATGTCGCTGAGGCCCTGCTGACGCCTGCGCGTCTTGCTTCGCCGCAAGCG
It encodes:
- a CDS encoding D-sedoheptulose-7-phosphate isomerase encodes the protein MKNDVNFVSDYLDATIQVLQDTKALNEQILSAVDIWKSALKNGRKVIFCGNGGSAADAQHLAAELMGRFLFDRAPMPALSLTVDTSALTAIGNDYGYENVFARQLRGIGVAGDVIVGLSTSGNSVNVVKAFEVARELGIATIGMTGAGGGAMAPLSDLLLAVPHAQTNYIQEAHIAIGHMICAMVEVQLCSPKP
- a CDS encoding GHMP family kinase ATP-binding protein, with protein sequence MWISKTPLRASFLGGGTDYPSYFRDHPGAVLGSTIDKYVYIQALPLAAVAEQKYRVTYRTTESVQTVDEIRHPVIRESVKRWGGDMALNIATMSDLPGGTGLGSSSAFTVGFLNLLHQMRGDELTRYELARQAIHMEQDILQENVGVQDQIHAAFGGLSRYEFTGDGFSIEPLRLTTQRMNLLNRSMLLVYTGSQRSASQTLTTQEKRTKQGANADYLKEMYNMTKTGAALLEQDGDDLRVLQSFAEMLDLGWQLKRQLGEAVSNSAIDDLYIAGKELGARGGKLLGAGGGGFVLFLADPDLHPAFVERFGADNVIPISMTNGGSIVTKIG
- a CDS encoding HAD-IIIA family hydrolase; the encoded protein is MLAQAVILCGGLGTRLGELTASTPKPMLPVAGRPFVEYLILEAARYGFKRVTLLAGRFGEQVQEAYDGRVINGARVDVIIEPEPRGTGGALAYAHALGALDPAFLLMNGDSWIDMDLTVFVQNWNAYQREESGVFAQILLQSVPDSGRYGAVETAQGRVTGFREKTPERAGQAGQINAGVYILSRAVIAEIPTEQACSLEAEVFPRLVAAGQVAGVAAPDGAYFIDIGLPVTYAQVQDEFVAQRTRPALFLDRDGTLNVDRGYTHDPATLQWQPGARAAIKLANDRGYYVFVVTNQAGVARGFYDEDAVRQFHDAMQADLAQIGAHIDALEWCPHHVDATVEAYRKDCPRRKPAPGMINDLLAFWPVDMARSLMIGDAETDMAAAKAAGITGVHYKGGSLHALVLDHLK
- a CDS encoding YdeI/OmpD-associated family protein; amino-acid sequence: MAEMITDPDVFFADGCGRCARYASDDCAARRWGQGLAALRQICRDAGLSEVAKWGHPCYMHAGRNIAIIGAFRDDFRLSFFDAALLKDPAGVLQRQGANTPHPDMLRFTDSAQVGAMGNVISAYLAEAMANAAAGLRPPKIETHVDMPVELQEALDEDPSFAAAFDALTPGRRKSYLIALSGAKAAQTRRDRIEKLRPKIFEGKGALER